A single region of the Anaerolineales bacterium genome encodes:
- the benE gene encoding benzoate/H(+) symporter BenE family transporter, whose product MLRQPRQRLGDGLRGLPAALGVTAWLTGLIVVLVGVSASLPIVFQAASNAALPPAQTASWIWAVTFGTGVTSVFLSLWFRQPVVAAWSTPGAALLVTSLAHYTYSEAIGAYLVAGVAMTLLGVSGLFGRVMRLVPRPVVMGMLGGVLLRFGVNLFNVLPTEPILVIGMAFVFFALRRVKFRAPAAGALVVGLAIAALGGKIHLEGVSFLLTTPVLTAPTFTLEALLGLALPLFALAVTAQNAPALAVMRAAGYDTNIDEATTITGAASVVTAPFGGHGITLAAITAAIAAGEEAHPDPTKRFAAAFASGVWYMLIGSFAATIAAVFAGLPSALIAAIAGLALVGVLITALSGAMADSANQEAGLVAFLCTAANFTWMGIAAPFWGLVAGVLVYAVMQWGKHEKQGRRT is encoded by the coding sequence ATGCTGCGCCAACCGAGACAACGCTTAGGAGATGGTCTACGGGGCTTGCCAGCGGCATTGGGCGTGACGGCATGGTTAACGGGGCTGATCGTTGTCCTTGTGGGTGTGTCTGCCTCGCTGCCCATTGTCTTTCAGGCGGCAAGCAATGCCGCCCTTCCCCCCGCCCAAACCGCCTCATGGATTTGGGCAGTGACCTTCGGAACAGGCGTGACCAGTGTCTTTTTGTCGCTGTGGTTTCGGCAGCCTGTTGTTGCCGCATGGTCAACGCCCGGGGCGGCGCTCTTGGTGACCAGCCTTGCCCATTACACCTATTCAGAGGCAATTGGGGCATATCTTGTGGCGGGCGTCGCCATGACCCTTTTAGGGGTGTCGGGGTTGTTTGGGCGGGTGATGCGTCTTGTGCCACGCCCTGTGGTGATGGGCATGTTGGGAGGGGTGCTGCTCCGTTTTGGGGTCAATTTATTCAATGTCTTGCCCACCGAACCCATCCTTGTCATTGGTATGGCGTTCGTCTTTTTTGCCCTGCGGCGGGTGAAATTTCGCGCTCCGGCAGCGGGGGCGCTCGTCGTGGGGTTGGCGATTGCCGCGCTTGGTGGGAAAATCCACCTAGAGGGGGTATCGTTCCTGTTGACGACGCCCGTCCTCACCGCACCGACCTTCACCCTTGAGGCGCTCTTGGGGTTGGCGCTTCCCCTCTTTGCGCTGGCGGTGACGGCACAAAATGCGCCCGCATTGGCGGTGATGCGTGCCGCCGGATACGACACAAACATTGATGAGGCAACGACGATCACCGGGGCTGCCTCGGTGGTGACTGCCCCCTTTGGTGGACATGGCATCACCCTTGCTGCCATCACAGCAGCAATCGCCGCCGGAGAGGAAGCACACCCCGACCCGACGAAACGCTTTGCCGCAGCATTTGCCTCCGGCGTGTGGTATATGCTTATTGGCTCGTTCGCGGCGACGATTGCCGCTGTCTTTGCCGGATTGCCCTCGGCACTGATCGCCGCCATTGCTGGTTTGGCACTGGTTGGTGTTCTGATCACGGCACTATCGGGAGCAATGGCAGACAGCGCAAATCAGGAGGCAGGGCTGGTGGCGTTCCTCTGCACCGCCGCTAATTTCACATGGATGGGCATTGCCGCGCCGTTTTGGGGCTTGGTAGCAGGGGTATTGGTGTATGCGGTGATG
- a CDS encoding HAMP domain-containing histidine kinase, with protein MSDQSHDALGKARAIIASLRGTSENTPDHLSDSLTKVDALLAAVGDELNVLRGGLDAFKVDTAKLNSVMVHEIRKPMTSIRGYTDLLSKTAGEALNDMQKGFIDTIKSNIIALEGLVTNISDFGKLKNGVLKLSPKPTPFLMVSMDIKKGAGALADQFGHTLTVESGPDLPELALDTMWLSKAILHLVRNAAMYTPKGGQIKITFMPTESGGITISVIDSGIGMKPEDSARMGEPFFRADHSLVTSQKGYGLSIPVVCGLLALMGSTLEVDSTLEAGSTFRFTLHNPA; from the coding sequence ATGAGCGATCAATCTCACGATGCATTAGGAAAGGCGCGGGCAATCATCGCGTCGCTGCGCGGAACAAGCGAGAATACGCCCGACCACCTAAGCGACAGCCTAACCAAGGTGGATGCCCTCCTCGCGGCGGTGGGCGATGAGCTCAACGTTTTGCGCGGCGGTCTGGATGCCTTTAAGGTCGATACGGCGAAACTGAACTCTGTTATGGTGCATGAAATTCGTAAGCCAATGACGAGCATCCGGGGTTATACCGATTTGCTCTCCAAAACGGCGGGCGAAGCGCTTAACGACATGCAAAAAGGGTTCATCGACACCATCAAGAGTAACATTATCGCCCTTGAAGGGTTGGTGACGAACATCAGTGATTTTGGCAAGCTCAAAAATGGTGTCCTCAAGCTCAGCCCAAAGCCGACGCCCTTCCTCATGGTGTCCATGGATATCAAAAAGGGGGCGGGGGCGCTTGCCGATCAATTTGGGCATACGCTGACCGTCGAATCCGGACCAGACCTGCCCGAATTAGCGCTTGATACCATGTGGCTTTCCAAAGCCATTCTGCACCTTGTTCGCAATGCCGCCATGTATACCCCCAAAGGCGGGCAGATTAAAATCACCTTTATGCCCACTGAAAGCGGTGGAATCACGATTAGCGTGATCGACAGCGGCATTGGGATGAAACCTGAGGACAGCGCCCGCATGGGAGAGCCATTCTTCCGTGCCGATCACTCCTTAGTCACCTCCCAAAAGGGATATGGCTTGAGTATTCCGGTGGTTTGTGGTCTGCTAGCGCTGATGGGCAGTACCCTTGAGGTGGACTCCACCCTTGAGGCGGGCAGCACCTTCCGCTTTACTCTCCATAACCCTGCCTAA